The Tripterygium wilfordii isolate XIE 37 chromosome 18, ASM1340144v1, whole genome shotgun sequence nucleotide sequence aagaaaacaagtGTTACAAAAAGAATATCATTGTTAATAAATGAATATTGAATATGTTTCTAGGTTTGTTCCATTTGATTCTTTAATCATTGACCGTATATCTTTTATGACGTGTAGGCAACTTCTCGTGTTCTTTTTTGTATCGTCATCTTACTCATAAAGATGTTGGTGCTCAACCTGCTTGGACTTCAAGCTTTACTAACTTGTCTTTTGCCTTGGTCTTTTTCATGAAACGGTATTTATTATGCAGAGAGGGAGGCTCTCGAATATGTGGATCATTGTTGTGTTAGATACTTGAACAAATGTTTGTAGTACTTATATTTACTCGTGCTGAAAATTAATCCACAGAAGAGTAGGGGAGGCagtcaaaaaagaaagagaggaagacCGCGCAAGTTAGTGATCAGTGAGCTGAATGTTGAAGAGGCTGGTATGATATATAACTTAAGTTACAGTCTCTGGTTCATTATCCTCAAATCCTTTGTCCCAAATAGTgtgaatattttaatattttgagaTGCTCAACTGTATGGTGATTATTTGCAGGTGAAGTGCAGCAGGGAGCTGGAGGTGATACTGGTGGAACAGGTGCAGAGGATTGCGTATTTAGTGAGTTTATAATGCCAGTGCTCCAACAGCTGGATTCTACAGGTGGGACCTCTTAGTTGCTGATTGTCTAACATTTGTTTCAGCTTTCCTCTATGCGTTTGTGAAGTTTATAGTATCTTGTGATGGCTGAGAACAAACAAAGATACATAATAAACATGCCTtagaggtaaaaaaaaaaaaaaggtagagaATGTTGAATGAAACACTTCCACTAATAACAATTGCTTcgtttatgtaaaaaaaaaagggtgagtTGTGAAGCTTTCATCAAGAAGAGGAAGTGAACAAAGAAAAGTTTGGTGTCCATCTCCTTGAGTAAATAAACGATTTTCCATGCTAGCAATGATTCAGTTACGGGAATGAAGATTGGGAAGAGTCCCTGGCATGCTTTTAGCCTTGTCtagaaatgaaaaatatattttttcttgcaCATCATTGACTTGTCAGTCCAGGAAATAAAACCTTGTATTGTCTTTTACCAGCAGTTCTGCTGCATCAgtatttttgtgtgtgtatgtttgggctttctttttcttttctttttttttttatgtgagtGGATTTAGCTTCTAGACTCTTCAGGTGCATCCGAACCAGGAACTGCTGAAGTTTCTCAAAAAGAAGATTGCATGCGAAAAGAAGTGGACATGGCCATAACCGTAGTTTCAGATAATATTGCTGATGATGATCAACCTTTATCTAGTTGGTTTTGCGGGAATCACTCATCAACAAGTCTCGAAGAGCTACGTAAGTTTCTCTTTGACTTCGGTGTACTTCCTGATGTATTCAATTATTTAACTGTAATTGTTCTCTGTCTAGGACTAGCATCTGGTAGGATTGCTAATGGAGGGAGAAAAAGGAGAGGAAGACAGCTTGGCAGTACACCAGAATCTTGTGTGTTGGTGACGGTAGATGACAGTATACCATGTAGAACTGCATCCTTGCCTTTTGTGAAGGGGTCGCCAATTTGGCGAACCATTGAATCAATGGAAGTGTTTCGAATATTGCCCCAAGAGCCACACTTCTACCCCTTGGCTGAATGCAAGGAAGAGCACAGGGAAGGATCTGCTATTGGCATGATGGTAACATTTGCCAGTTTGTTTGAGAAGATGTCAACATTGCAAATTGACGATCCAAGCAGCGTATTCTATAGGAGTCTAGAAACTCTGGAAGACTTGGAAAAGCATGGATTTGATGTTACAAGATTACAAGATCGCGTGCATCAATTGTTGTCAATCAAAGATGAGCATGTGCAGCTGCTAAATGGTTCCAAAGATTTTGAGAAGGAGCTGGTGGTGCATATTCAAGAGACAACAACACTCAATGAGGAGGCAAGGGAGATTGAGAGGAAGATGAGTGAGATACAGAAACAACTCAAGGCAATAAGGTCGAAGAAGGAGGCAAAAGATGATGAGATTGCCAAATTACGATCGGAGATGGAAGCTGCAAACTCTTGCATTCAGAATATCCGCTCTGATTTCCAGAAACAAGCTACCGCCTCTTGGAAACTGCCATGATCATTTGTATGCTTCATCGTCTGCTTCTAGTTCCACGTAAGGTACGTGTGGTGTAAGTTATtagattttgtaaaaaaaaagtagacTTCTGGAGGTACATTTGATTTCCTTAATGACTGATGTATATGTCTATTTTATGCCACTAACTATATCTAGTATTTCAGACGTTTAGCGCTTAGTTAACAACAAATCTTTCAGGTATTATGTGTCTCTGAAGAGAGTTTCACTTTATTGGAGACCATTGGTAAGGTTAACAAAAAGTGCAACTTCTGTGTTTGCAAAGCTTGTGACCAAATTGTCTCAAATTCTTCTGTACTGTGTTCATGATAAGTTGTGAGATTGCATGGATCATTGTTTATATGTTTACACTGTtcaaggaaaaacaaaacacaacatTGAGGAAATATATGGTTCATCCAAATATGTTGTGTAAGATTATTTAATTCAGCCTCACTCTCCCTAACTCCTTGAAAAGCATTTGTGATAAGTACCATTTGCCTCCTTTGTGATCTTATTTCAAAATATAGAGTTTCGACGATCCAACGGCTTGCAAGAATTTCATCTGACGGTTCTCAACCCAGTGTAATTAAGCCATTTTAATAGCCAGTTACAGGGAGCCTAAGGCTTGCTCAAATGAATCAACCAAATCATTATACTAATCAACACACATCCAGAGAATAAAATCCCTTTTCCTTCAAACGTCAACGACTAAAAGCAAATGTGGATATGTCGATCTTAAATTACAGGATAAATAGTTACCTGAACCCCCAAATTTAAGAAATGGTACATAAAATTTGGCTATTTTGTACCACCCTGTAAGGGAGAGAATAAAAAGCTTCCATCAATGTGAAAGCCACAAGTCTTCCCGTCTATTAGAGTACTGAATCCGAACAGTAACTGTAATTCATTTTTTGCCCTTGTTCTCCTCCCTCTTCTTGTAAAGCTTCTCAAGTTTACGCTTAGCTTCACATTGGGGGAAGTTCTCAATGTCATAGTAATGTGGTGCTATATCAACCAACCTATTCCAAAAAGATGCAACCAACGCATCATCAATTGGGTCAGtactacagaaaaaaaaatatattttttgaaacgaGGGCAATCCTATGCTTTTAATTATTGAACCCCGGATACTTTAGCAGCCCCTCAATATACACAACCATTAGAAAAGTTGAAGGAATTTTCTCACAACAGAGACTAGAAACACTAAACCACCAGGGCCTCCCTACCAGGTGAAAGCATCATTTACCTCTGGCAACTTCTTCCACAACCAGGAGGCatgacaaaataaaaacaaatcttTTACTTCCatcccaaaatttcaaaaaattacaaTACTCCGCATAAAATTCAGGTGCAACATCAAACGCACTTCCAAATCCCCTTCAAAAAttgggttttcaaaattttcaccaGAACAGAAATGCTGAAAGTATAATTGGCCCTAAAGCCCGTTAAAGTGGACATAGTTTAAGTAGTAACTACATTATAAAATGGTTTTGTGGGGATTCTGAAGCTGCAAAAGGGTCTTATAATAAAACCAATCTCATATGGTAGCTTGGGTCTAGGCAGAAAGCATCAACTACAGAAGTCAAAagacagagaaaaataaaaggtggATAGGAGACTAACCATTCACCACGGATATCTGTCACAGTACGGATAAAATTCCTGCTAGTGAGGACATACTCGTTATAAATTACCCACTCTGGCTTATGATCAAGGCAATTTGAAGGATGCAAATTCACCACCTGTAAAAATAACAACATACAAAAccttgtgattctacttctacTGTAGCTAGCAACAAAATGGGGAAAATACCATGATAAAGCcccaaaaacaaacacaacccaatataatatattataggAAAAAGACAATATATAaacaagacaaaaacaaaaacaaaatagttTACATACTTGGTTGTCTTTCACAGTTAAGTAGTGTCCCGTCCGTTCCAGGTGAGCTACCTGCATGAAATATCCAGCAAGCATGGCCTTCCTTATATTGATGTAGTAATCACGGCTGTTGAAATCGGTGCTGCACAACTTGAGGTTAAACCTAGCCATAATACGGACAAGCTGTTGTCTAACATTGTCTGCAGACTTCATAGCCCTGTGATTGACAAAGTTTTCATAGCACCAAGAGGGATCTTCATCTGCAACAACAAATAGAAACAATTTAAGACTCTGAATATCATGTAGCATTTGCtacaaaaaaaaacagctttTTTACGAAAGAGGAAACAACataaataaattagaaaaaaCGACAAATACTTACTATTCTGCTTGTATGCATGGTATACATTCAGAAGAGTGAGGTGATCCCCATCAATGTGCCCAAATCTTGCTTTCGCTTCATCAGCAGCTTTTTGTGCCTCCCTAGGCCGGATAAAGCAATTGGGTACTAAAGAAAGAATTTGGTTATCACAGAAGAGGCCCATGGTGGTCAGCAGATGCATAGAGGCGAGACGACACCATTTGCTTCATGAGAGAAAACTGAAAAACTGCAACTATCTGCATCAGCACTTACTTTGAATCCTATGGCATGCCAACCGGGGGCATGGGACCCAGACTAGACAGTTGCTGATGACAAcctaattggacacaccttAGTCTCTAATTGTATATGCATGTTTACTCACATATACATGCAAGCAATTGTAGATTTAAATCATGCACAGAAACACATCTGCACAGATGACACATGCAAAAGGATGTACAAAAATGACGCAAAAAAATTGCATCAACTTGTATCATTTCGACCCGACATGAGGACAGACACGAAACCGAAAAAGAAGACGAAGGTTTACCTGAAAGCATTGCTGAAATTGACAAAATCTCATTTGAACAATTGAATTCAGGACTAACAACGAGCATCTTTGACATCTGAGGATCTAAAGGAAATTCACTCATTGTTTCCCCTAACCTTGTCAAGTTCCCCTCATCATCCAATGCTCCCAAGTAATTCAAAACCTCTAGTGCTCTCATCAATGTCTCAGGGGCCGGGGGATCCATAAAATCAAAATGCACCAGATCATCAATTCCAAGTTTTTTCAAAGTGAGAACAGTGTTAGCAAGGTTCGAACGCAGTATTTCCGGATAGGTCTGTGGCTGGAGGTCATTATTGAAACTTCTCTCGGTGTAAAGCCTGAAACATTTGCCTGGCTGAGTTCTTCCAGCACGCCCTGATCTCTGATGTGCACTTGCCTTTGATATTGGAGACACCAATAACGATTCAACACGCACACGTGGATTATAGACTTTTTGTTTAGAAAAACCAGGGTCAATGACATAAACAATGCCATCTATGGTCAAAGAAGTTTCTGCAATATTTGTTGACACCACAATCTTTCTTCCTGGGGGACCACCCTCATTTAGTGGAGGAGGAGCAGGATCAAATATTTTCTGTTGCATAGCTGGAGGAAGAGTAGAATACAAAGGCACTGCTTTCACAGGCCCCACTTGATCCCCCAaatttgcaatttctttactgATTTTTCGGCATGCATCTTCAATCTCCTCTTCTCCAGTAAGGAAAACAAGTATGTCTCCCGACGGTTCACACAAGTGTATCTGCACAATAGTCCTAATTGCAGCCTCCAGATAATCCCTTTCAGGTTCCTGGGTGTAGAATATCTCCACTGGGTGAAGCCTACCAGGAACCTTCATAAGAGGTGCACCATTAAAATATCCCTGAAACTTTTCAGCCTCAAGAGTAGCACTCATCACAACGAGCTTCAGGTCAGGTCTATTCTTCAGCACTTCCTTCAGCAAGCCAAACAGAACATCAGTTGCCAATGTCCTTTCATGAGCCTCATCGAGAACTATCACTTTATAACGTTCCAACAGCGGATCTGTCATCGCCTCTCTTAGAAGCATACCATCAGTCAGATACCTGCCACAGAGGAGCAAAGATAAATGAATGTGACACTTGAAATAAAGAAGTTCCCAAAagagaacaataaaaaaattgggCACAAGAGCTTAAAATCTTACTTTAAAACTGTTTTTGAACTACTGCAATCTTCAAAACGAATGCTGTAACCAACTTCTTCCCCAATAGTTACATCCATCTCCTCAGCGACACGTCTCGAAACAGACATTGCAGCCACCCTACGAGGTTGTGTGCATGCAATCATCATTTTCCGGCGCTTATCAGGAGTTGCCGTCTCCACAGCATCCAATACAAATTGAGGAATCTGAAAACATAATGCATTGATTATTTATGTTCTATAGTGCAGAATCTCGGACACGTCAAACAACTACAAAGTACAAATAGAGATCTAAAATATATGTAACCAACGGCCACTAAAACTATTGCATTCCGCACATAAGTGAACAGCtgaatttataatattaaactaataagtaaaataacaatCATGGTGCTTGCTAATACAATTAGTTGTATTTGATGCCTCAATGAAAGGAAATATTAAagcatatttcaaaaaaattaccgCCTCCGGAGACATGTTGTAGCTGTATAAAATTACAAGAAGAAAGATAGTACACAAGTAAGTGAAAAGGATGAGATGAAGTAAATAAAACTATGCCTGAATGAAATAATTGCTTTAATAGGActaaaaaaattcttaaaattGATATTTTACGAACACATAACAAAACATCCAATAGTAAGTCTTAAGCTTCAGAATGTAAAACAAGCAATGCATTTACCATAATACCAGTATTTAGATAAAAAGAAactgaaaaaataaaaggaatcaAAAAATATCCTAAATAGCAAAAGGAGGTTAGATGGAGTACCATAATAAATCAACAACCCTAATCATGACTTGGAAGATATATTCCTAATCATGACTTGGAAGATATATTGAAGATATGTATTAGCTGATAATGTATTGGAAGATAAATTAAAGACATGTATTAGTTGAAAACTATGCCTACGAGACCATGATTTTCATAAAAGCTAAGGGTTTGACGGGTTATCAGAAAATCCCAGAATTCTCATTACTAGATTCAAACACTCCCGAACAATCTAAAAAGCTGACCTGTGTTGTCTTGCCGCTACCAGTCTCACCAACAAGTACAACGACCTGGTTCGCCGTCAAGACCTGTAAGAACTCCTCTTTCTGGTGCCAAACTGGTAAAGTCCTCCTCTTCTCCAGAATCTCATAGTACCTCTGGGAATACGACCGCCCAGTCCACGGATTCACCAGGCTATTGACTCCGCTGTTGTTCATCGCTGCTCCCACACCATTGGTCTTCGAAATCTTTGAGACCGTAGTCTCGTCCACCACATCGAACAAGCTTaccttcctcttcctctctgtACCCATCCTACTAGAAACCCTAACGTGAAGAAAAACTAGGATCCGATGAGAAGACTTCACCGGAATCCTAAACCCcggaagaaaataaaactatggAAAGAGGAGGCTAGGGATTGTGAACCCGCGACCATGTCGTGTTGGTAACTTAAATACGTGGTGGTGACTGGTGAGGTGAGGGGTGACCGACAAGTCTAGGGGCCGGGCTTGACATTGGGCCGATCGCATGGGCTATTGCAGATTATGGGCCTCGCACACAATATATTGGAATGAAACCAATGCAATAATGCATGTTTTAATTTACACAAGTGACTAGTAATGAATTCtttgtgccataaaaaaaaaagttactagTATGAAGAAATTGATGAGTGGTAGAGCCGATAAGAGATCGGATGTcctcaaaaataaaatcatttggTCGGAGGGATCCACATCCTTTGTTCCAGGCATCACGATCTCAAGAGCATCACCCTCCAACAAAATATGGGAGAAATTCTGATCTAAGGCTAACTGAACCCTAAAACGAGAAACAAGAGCTTCAATTGTAGTCGGGCCACCCGCGGAAGAAACACTACTAAATCCTAAAATTAGAAATTGTCCAAGATAATTTCTTAGAATAAATCAATACTCGCCCTATAACTTATTAGCTTCGAATATGTGAAATAAGTTGTCTCATATATTTagtaaaatttatttataaatgacAATTAATGAAAGATGAAAATTcattggaaaataaaaaaaaactacgtTTGTCGAATGAAAGTTGCTATTGTTCCAATAACGAATCATTGGTTTAACTGAATAATTAAACCAAATAGACAGACCTTTCTATTGTGAAaagtttattttgtttatatatattttttaatgtcttataagtataaattatacatttataagaataatttattataagtataatttattattattaattctaattttaattataaatgtcAATATGACTAGTCGGTCGGTTGCGTGTGTGCGACTGCAAAACGCGTTTGGAAGGTTCAATTGTTGTGGACTCTCTTTGGCGTGTGTGTTGATTGGTATGGAACCGCAAACAAAACGACCTCTACTTGGGGTTGAATTGTCAAGTAAACTGCGAGAGGAATTCACACGGGAAAAAAATATTACTAATGTAACAAACAGTCGCACAATTCTTCaagaaaacatttttttaaacgGGAGGGAGATTCGAATCCTGATTATCAAGatgatatataattatacattaTCTTTATCACTCAAACTAATTACTTGGGTGTATCCTCGAGAAAGTGCTTGGAATTGTGCGTTTTGTATGATTGCATAAGAAATTGTTGTTTTTAATGATTTCAAACCATTAGTGATTTTTCATGATGTGTTTGGTGGGTAATAAAGGAGAGAAGTGAAAGAGACGTCATAGGCACATTGAGGGCACCAAAAGGTCTACGGATTAGAGATCAAAGTGTCACAATTTGTTGGaatataattactaatttaggttaattatatttgattcaCGACTAGTAGGATTAAAGAATGCAACCACCAAAATTGATATGTGACATAGCAGCTTGCATGGTAAATGCCCGTCaagtagtattatttttttgtaaattaaaaTGTCATGAAATGAAAGTCCAAGCATTTTGATAACTAATTAATTTCATACAATCTAAGTGACCAACCTAATAGCATGTTATCATTTAAAATTTCACGCGTGATTGATGTGACGGTGAAGAGAATTGAGAAAAGTCGTATGATATAGAATATGAAGTGAAAAAGGAATGGATTCAATAAGTTCGTATAGCATGTTATCATTTAAAATTTCACGCGTGATTGATGTGACGGTGAAGAGAATTGAGAAAAGTCGTATGATATAGAATATGAAGTGAAAAAGGAATGGATTCAATAAGTTCGTAATGAGGTACGCGATCTTGCTTGTGAAGGTAATAAAATTATCCGCGAGACTAGCAAATGGAGTCTTGAATCTTCTTCAtgtagataaaaataaaaataagatcgagttaataaaaatattattctaTAAAATTTCTATTGCACAACTTGCCAATTGCCATATTCATTATTCAACAATTTGGTAgtcaaactattttttttaatacatatatacatacaacaaTATAAAAACATTAGCATGCTGGCTTACATATTTTGTTTCTacccagaaacaaaaaaaattgaaaaatctaATGTCTTGACCTAAATTTTAAACCCTTTCTAAATACTCAACtagatgaataaaaaaaaatatttggtaGATACAACATGTACAGCCACAGTAGGTGAAATGAAACGTGTattcagaattaaaaaaatactgtACATAGCAACCAAacaattaattgatttaattctAAAAAGAGGGGGAAGAAAAGTTGGGAGTAAATGAAATGAATTGGACAGTCAAGATTGGAGCAATCAGAAGAATCTGAGAGAGCCACTAAAGTCAGCGATCATGACATGAAAGAAAGCACAAATCTTacattattgattaaaaaaaaatttattttcttggagAAATAGAGAGATGGGAAGCAAGAGTGGAAGATGATCTGGGTTTGTGGAGCATGGACCCTAACCACCACTACAAAAACAGGGGGAGGGAGAGGGAAGGCTCTGGTGATACTGGTCATCGATCAATCAATCATCatcttccaccaccaccaccaccgcgaCCACGATTTCCAGCCACTAATAGCCGCCCCCCCATTTCCCAAAAAGTAAACGCTATAAAGATATTCATATTTTTCATCATCAGAAAGGATAAACCAACACCCTGTTTCCACCTATTAGCTTTCTTTCGccctttatattattttttttttgttaataattATGGTTCCCCCATCATAATATCGACGACTCAACATCAGTCACGCCCGCACGCACTTTCTCCCTCTCTTTTGGTCTCTctgtgctcttttttttttttttttttttgccttctttTGGAGAGGTCAATGGTGGGGTGTTCTTCACTTCAATCTGAAATCTTTCATACCCCCTGATCGGATAACGATGTACTTGGCCTTGGCCGCCCCTTTCTCCTCCACCTAATGTCTTGTCTGGTTTGGTTCCTCTGATCAATTAATACGATGATGATGGTAGATTCAAGGCCTGGTCGATTCTTATTTCTCCTCCCTTTCGTGGTCCTTCAGTTGTTGCTGTTGCCATCACTCTGTTATTGCCAGACCCAGGTCAGCTGCAATATAGACGATCGTAATTCTCTCTTGTCTTTGTATCTGAACGTATCATCGTCAACAGCAAGGCCTTTGAATTGGTCTCCTTCTACTGACTGCTGTGGGTGGGAAGGTGTTAGCTGTGACAACGGCAATGGTCGTGTTACCCAGCTCTGGTTACCCTCTAGAGGTCTTGGTGGGATCATTTCTTCATCGATTGTCAATCTAACCAGTCTGTCTAGCCTCAACCTATCGCATAACAGCCTATCTGGTCCTCTGCCTACTGGgttcttctcttcccttcccagTCTCCAAACAGTTGATCTCAGCTACAACAGTTTCTATGGCCTGTTATCGTATCCATTTGATTCGTCTAATGGTAATAACAGCATCCAAACACTGGATTTATCGAGCAATAGATTTCATGGCCCCATCTTGTCTGTCAGTAATAACTCCTTCCTTCGTTTGACAAGTTTCAATGTAAGCAACAATACTTTAAATGGTCAGATCCCTTCGGACATCTGTGCTAGTGTACTGGATTTCTCAAACAATGATTTCACTGAAAATATTCCCTCGACACTAGGACAATGCTCCAACCTCAAGATTTTCCGAGCGGGTTTCAATAATCTCTCGGGGACGATTCCTGATGATATATACGGCATCACCTCGCTCCAACAGCTATCCTTGCCTGTCAACAGTCTTTCCGGACACATTGACGGCGTCGTTAGTCTAACTAACCTCACAGTCCTTGATCTC carries:
- the LOC119983955 gene encoding probable pre-mRNA-splicing factor ATP-dependent RNA helicase DEAH2 isoform X1, producing MGTERKRKVSLFDVVDETTVSKISKTNGVGAAMNNSGVNSLVNPWTGRSYSQRYYEILEKRRTLPVWHQKEEFLQVLTANQVVVLVGETGSGKTTQIPQFVLDAVETATPDKRRKMMIACTQPRRVAAMSVSRRVAEEMDVTIGEEVGYSIRFEDCSSSKTVLKYLTDGMLLREAMTDPLLERYKVIVLDEAHERTLATDVLFGLLKEVLKNRPDLKLVVMSATLEAEKFQGYFNGAPLMKVPGRLHPVEIFYTQEPERDYLEAAIRTIVQIHLCEPSGDILVFLTGEEEIEDACRKISKEIANLGDQVGPVKAVPLYSTLPPAMQQKIFDPAPPPLNEGGPPGRKIVVSTNIAETSLTIDGIVYVIDPGFSKQKVYNPRVRVESLLVSPISKASAHQRSGRAGRTQPGKCFRLYTERSFNNDLQPQTYPEILRSNLANTVLTLKKLGIDDLVHFDFMDPPAPETLMRALEVLNYLGALDDEGNLTRLGETMSEFPLDPQMSKMLVVSPEFNCSNEILSISAMLSVPNCFIRPREAQKAADEAKARFGHIDGDHLTLLNVYHAYKQNNEDPSWCYENFVNHRAMKSADNVRQQLVRIMARFNLKLCSTDFNSRDYYINIRKAMLAGYFMQVAHLERTGHYLTVKDNQVVNLHPSNCLDHKPEWVIYNEYVLTSRNFIRTVTDIRGEWLVDIAPHYYDIENFPQCEAKRKLEKLYKKREENKGKK
- the LOC119983955 gene encoding probable pre-mRNA-splicing factor ATP-dependent RNA helicase DEAH2 isoform X2 translates to MGTERKRKVSLFDVVDETTVSKISKTNGVGAAMNNSGVNSLVNPWTGRSYSQRYYEILEKRRTLPVWHQKEEFLQVLTANQVVVLVGETGSGKTTQIPQFVLDAVETATPDKRRKMMIACTQPRRVAAMSVSRRVAEEMDVTIGEEVGYSIRFEDCSSSKTVLKYLTDGMLLREAMTDPLLERYKVIVLDEAHERTLATDVLFGLLKEVLKNRPDLKLVVMSATLEAEKFQGYFNGAPLMKVPGRLHPVEIFYTQEPERDYLEAAIRTIVQIHLCEPSGDILVFLTGEEEIEDACRKISKEIANLGDQVGPVKAVPLYSTLPPAMQQKIFDPAPPPLNEGGPPGRKIVVSTNIAETSLTIDGIVYVIDPGFSKQKVYNPRVRVESLLVSPISKASAHQRSGRAGRTQPGKCFRLYTERSFNNDLQPQTYPEILRSNLANTVLTLKKLGIDDLVHFDFMDPPAPETLMRALEVLNYLGALDDEGNLTRLGETMSEFPLDPQMSKMLVVSPEFNCSNEILSISAMLSVFQFSLMKQMVSSRLYASADHHGPLL
- the LOC119983955 gene encoding probable pre-mRNA-splicing factor ATP-dependent RNA helicase DEAH2 isoform X3, with amino-acid sequence MGTERKRKVSLFDVVDETTVSKISKTNGVGAAMNNSGVNSLVNPWTGRSYSQRYYEILEKRRTLPVWHQKEEFLQVLTANQVVVLVGETGSGKTTQIPQFVLDAVETATPDKRRKMMIACTQPRRVAAMSVSRRVAEEMDVTIGEEVGYSIRFEDCSSSKTVLKYLTDGMLLREAMTDPLLERYKVIVLDEAHERTLATDVLFGLLKEVLKNRPDLKLVVMSATLEAEKFQGYFNGAPLMKVPGRLHPVEIFYTQEPERDYLEAAIRTIVQIHLCEPSGDILVFLTGEEEIEDACRKISKEIANLGDQVGPVKAVPLYSTLPPAMQQKIFDPAPPPLNEGGPPGRKIVVSTNIAETSLTIDGIVYVIDPGFSKQKVYNPRVRVESLLVSPISKASAHQRSGRAGRTQPGKCFRLYTERSFNNDLQPQTYPEILRSNLANTVLTLKKLGIDDLVHFDFMDPPAPETLMRALEVLNYLGALDDEGNLTRLGETMSEFPLDPQMSKMLVVSPEFNCSNEILSISAMLSGCHQQLSSLGPMPPVGMP